A stretch of DNA from Anopheles ziemanni chromosome 3, idAnoZiCoDA_A2_x.2, whole genome shotgun sequence:
CTACATTAAACGGTCTGTATGGCTTGGATATATCAGAATAGGAGTTGGGTAGGAGAGCCTATgtagccttcaggaggcgtcggatccTACCCCATTTACAGACCGCAAAAATGGCTAGCCGCGTCGTTTCatttccgcgcatcgtctcgacacccaggtggcgtcgttttggatcgtcgagacggccagccatttttttcgcttttttcaaagtgttgtttaccttttgtatgagTCAGCGTCGAGAAGAGTGGCGTTTCCGTCCTCAAATATTCTCCAcaaaacatcggatttttcgttgtactacttatttctactCTTCACAAATGCAAATGTTGTCTGTTTTAGTTAGTTTTCttagtgaatttcaaatgtagaagcgccaaactcactcaggttGCATAAAATACATAGCTTAACAAATATCCATAtcgcgggggtccgcgacagccgagcggtagcgcctgttagaaaatcggcccatgagcgccgggctcaccacctcgacggcgtgggttcgaatcccaaccgagaccggaccctcccctgtacgagaggactgactatccacgtacaacagggaaacaagtctcgtaagcccttaacgggcaggcctgaccaagaggtcgttacgccaagaagaagaagaagaaacaaatatcATACATTACTTCGTCAAAACTCAACAAATTGTTTGGGCTGCGCTGTAGTCTGGAGCTCGTGCTACATTTTCCGTAATTAGACTACTTGATGTaaagttttgttgaaaaaagaaTGTCATAATTTCCCTCAATAAAAGTGGTACGCTGTGCGTTTGTACAGTTTTGTTTCAGTTCGTGCGGATTCATTGCTAAAAACTTTTTGTTTATATAAAAAGTAATATgggctggccccggttttcgtcaccaaacGGGACTTTGATAGCGACGAAAACAGAGGCTAGCGGACTACAGTTcttacgtttataatacctactTAAGACTTGActgatacaaaacaaacgttggaTGTGTACATTATTCTCGCCTGAATTTTTAGTGGTTGATATGAAGGTGTTCTTgaaactataacaaagtttgtgtatttaatcatcaaatcaatggCCATCAAATCAATGGAATCAACCAAATACCCGGATTACGAATTAACTAGTGTTCCATACATCTAGGGATGGTTTCATTTattcttcctcctcctttttttctaaattgtgAATTGAAACATTATTCCCCAAATTCGAAACAACGCGTTGGGTCTGTTTGTGAAAAGTGAGAATTTTGGTTCGGGAGGAAGTGTTATCCCCGATCAAGATACCCACTCTCATAAAAGAATGGGTAGTGTGGGATTCCTACCCACTAAGAAAGTTCCTGGGACATGAATATTGTTGATAGGGAATCGAGAGCACCGATCAGCTGATCGACGCGAAGCAGATTTTCGGTCGGCGCACGTTGACCTAATTAACCTAAAGTACTaaaagtgagagaaagagTAGTCAGAAGTGCAGTCTTTCTCGGTGTTGCGGGGAGAAAGGCTTTCTTTTGAACTGTGCCACCGCCGAGAAAGGAgtacataaattttaattctatTATACTATAGTAAAGATGTTCAAGGTTTAAGTACGGAATAAATAGTTAAAAGTTTTAGTAACTTCAAGAGGACCTAATTTTTTAACTGGGCCAATGATTCATACCTGATGTACATTTACGATTGCATCATTTTGCTTCGAGTGAGAGCTGCAATTGCATGGAGGACACCTTATCTTTAAACAGATGGTTTCATTGTTTGTGGAGcgtcaaacataaaaataggAGTAATAAACTTTCCTCATACCATTCCATGTGTGTATAGACGGATGGATAAACACGTTTGACCTTCATGACGGTCGTTCGACGAACGCTTTATCCTTGTTTTATTAAACTCTAGAAAGGCAGCTGATACATCAATCGACGGGTTATTTGGAAatgcttttatttaaaaaaataaaaaattctaATACAGGAATGCACTGTTATTTCTGCCAATAATGCGTTTGTGGAAAACAAGAAGCagtgtaaaaacactttctaattttattcgttattttattttgtagtaATTTACTAAGTTCATACAAAAAAGTTAAGATTAACGCCAGGAAGACTACTGCATGCCACCACCGGGTTCGTATCAGAGATGGGACTCAATACATCCGCCTGTATATTCAACGTCGTCGGGAACGAATTGCACATCAGCTTGGACAGTTTTATCTTTCGAATTTCTGCCAACTGGGCGGCAGTGAAGCTTCCGTCCTGACCTCCAAGCTCGAAGAAATATCGATCACCAGTACGTGCTGCGAGAACCTGTTCCTGGAATAGGCAGGAAAACGTGGGGCCTAGCAACGATCCGGGCAGGGGATCCTCAAATGCACCACCCACGAACACGTCGAGATCGTCAACGGTCCCGTATAGCGATTGGAGCCGCGCGATCGTTTTGATGCACGGTGCCTTCTGCGTTGCATTGTACGCTTCCCACGTGGCTAACCGACCCAAACCGCAACGTAGCCGGTAGTCGTTATATCGCGCAAAACCGAAATCACGCATCTGTTGTATGTTCAGGGCAACCAAATCCTGTCCTACGCTGGCAGTTCCGCGGTACATgaagtttttcaattcaatgctGAAGCTTGTGTCCACTAGTGCAGCCTGCTGTTTTATTAATCCTGCAAAGAACCATTCAAATGTCGTTTCGAGGGAACCTAGGTTGCCGGCCAAGTCGCTTAATCGCGCCGACTGTACGGTATCGTTCATGTAGAAGCtgccaaagaaaataaaaatagattgtGTTAGGAAGTAAGTAAATAGTATCCTGTGTTGCCACAAACTTGCGTAAGCTAACTTACTTTATACCGCCAGTCACAGACGATTGCATAAATGCTTGCACCACACTAAACTCGGCTAGTGCAGAAGGATTTCTGAAGGAACTGTAATCGGACGAGAAACCGGTACCTTCGATTATTAAACCTTTGCTAAGCATGTTCTCCCGGCCCAAAACACGTGGCAGGTATTCGTAGTAGACAATGTACTGGTACTGGGCTATATTGATACGCCTTGCCTCTTGAAAAATAGTTTCGTCACTCCAAGTAGGATTGTTCACTTTCAGCTGGTTGGCTAGACGATTGTGTTCCCGAAGAAACAGCAAGTGTACGGTTGCGGACATTGGGGTCTGATAGCTACGCCTGTCCGCAACC
This window harbors:
- the LOC131285673 gene encoding peroxidase-like; this translates as MSPASTTKSSGTTIRPASSTAPPGSTTRPASTTAPSGSTTRPASTTAPSGSTTAPSGSTTRPASTTAPSGSTTRSSAGSTSATPTATTSSGSGGTTPSGGGCARSKYRTIDSSCASANNPFWGSAGQPYGRLLPPNYVDGISRPALLSNGSEYVSARTISFTVFSLDETPDPSNTLLNIFFLNAIGSDLSQPAGLNDVVSCCAAGQLVPDPPSRCFPVNVPTDDPIYGWFNITCLNYVRASTAPGQPGQALQQINEASSFIDLSFVYGTSLEQSNSLRTLSGGRLKAVRRNGVEWPVIDPAGCTWADVCYLVADRRSYQTPMSATVHLLFLREHNRLANQLKVNNPTWSDETIFQEARRINIAQYQYIVYYEYLPRVLGRENMLSKGLIIEGTGFSSDYSSFRNPSALAEFSVVQAFMQSSVTGGINFYMNDTVQSARLSDLAGNLGSLETTFEWFFAGLIKQQAALVDTSFSIELKNFMYRGTASVGQDLVALNIQQMRDFGFARYNDYRLRCGLGRLATWEAYNATQKAPCIKTIARLQSLYGTVDDLDVFVGGAFEDPLPGSLLGPTFSCLFQEQVLAARTGDRYFFELGGQDGSFTAAQLAEIRKIKLSKLMCNSFPTTLNIQADVLSPISDTNPVVACSSLPGVNLNFFV